The following DNA comes from Sediminitomix flava.
AGATTTGCCCCAATCTTTAAATCGTAAAGATTCGTTTGCACCAAAGCGACTTTCAACTGTTCTTTCAACATAAATCTATTGCTTGAAAAAGTACTTTATAAAGCTTCAATAAAAATCACACTAAAATAAGTATTTCCTTGCTGATCCTGCATCGCTCCAACGGCACATGCATTATAAGAATCAGAAATCATGTACCTACTGTAGCTTCGTTTTATATTTTCAAAAGCATGAGAAGCGGGGTTTATCTGGAATTGAAACCCGATTTTCATTTCTATTTCACCATAATTACCAAAAGTGATCGACTTTCTTATGGCTGATTTTCGCTGATCTGTAGGCTCGTTTAGCGTTCGTCTTTTCTCTGCCATTTTGATTGCATACCTTTTCGCTTGTTCATAAATGGCTTGATCAGTACGATATGCTGGGTTATTGGAAAATGAAGTTCTGTAACTATTAATTTCGTTAAACAACTGCAATTCCATACCTTCCATTCCCGAAAAATCGAATGCATTACTGTCACAGGAAAAGAAAAATAATGATAGTACAAAATATACAAGTCTAAAGAATTGGGATTTAGATTTCATATTTTGGAGGGTTGATAAGTTTAGGAAAAATAGGCAGATTTATGAAAACCTGCCTTACAAAAATAATTTATGCCTTAGGGAATCTCATTTTATACTCATGAGGAACTTTACCTTTTGAGATGTTGGCAAGTTTCCCTTTGATCATTCTCTTCTTTAATGGGCTAAGCAAATCTGTGAAAAGAATACCTTCAATGTGATCATACTCATGCTGAATGACACGAGCGTTCATATCGTCATACTCTTCAATATGCTCTTGTCCTTTTTCATCCAAATAACGGATTTTCAAATTATCAGGTCTGAAGACTTCACCTCTAATACCAGGGATACTCAAACAGCCTTCTTCCATGCCCCATTCTTCACCCCATTCTTCAATGATTTCAGCATTGATAAAGACCTTCTTTACGCCTTTACTTTCCTCTCCTTCATCAAACATTGGAACAGAGTCGATTACAAAAATTCGTTTTGCAATTCCAATTTGAGGTCCCGCAAGTCCTACCCCGTTGGCATTGTACATTGTTTCATACATATTATCTACCAACTCTTGGATGTTCTGAAGTTCTTCAGCTGTGAAATCTTCACAATCTTTTTTCAGAACTGGGTCTCCGTATGCTACTACAGGTAAAATCATTCTTTTATATCTATATTCTAATTTCTTTCATTCTTGCTTAGAAACCTTTACTCTCCATATAAGACTGAAGAATAATCACGGCACTAAGTTTATCTAAATTACCTTTCTGACGACGATCTTTCTTTTTCATTCCACCTCTGATCATGGCATCCATAGCCATTTTAGAAGTATATCTTTCATCCTCCAAATGAACAGGGAGATTAAATGTTTGCTCTAATTTAACCTTAAAGTCCATTACTGCCGATGTTGAATCTGTAGCAGTGTTATCAAGATTTTTAGGATGTCCGAGTACAAAAGCATCAACAGGTTCTTGTTCTAGGTATTTTTTAAGATAATCAATTAGGTTTTCAGTAGGAACCGTCTCAATAGCAGATGCAATAATCTGCATAGGATCGGTAGCTGCAAGCCCTGTTCTTTTCAGTCCGTAATCAATTCCTACAATTCTCCCCATATATCTTGTTTTATCATCTTTGAAAAATACTAAAGCACAAAAATAAGCATTCCTATCTAGCTATAAAACAAAAAAGGTTATGGTATCAGCCATAACCTTAAGAATAATAGTGATATTCTAAATTATTTTGAAGTAGCAACCGCTTCTTTGAGAGCTTCTACGGTTTTCTTAGCATTCCCGACAAAGATTTGATCATCCCAAAAAATAACCGGGCGCTTCAAGAAAGTATATTCTTCCAAAATGTAGTTTTTATAATCTTCTTCCGTGAGCGCTTTTTCTTTCAGCCCCCACTCTTTGTACTTCATTGCTCTTCTACTAAAAAGAGATTCATAACTCCCTACTTTTTCTTTCATGCTTTCAAGCTGATCTAGCGTAATGTTCTCAGTCTTGATATCTTGAATTTCTACTCCCTCTGGGATTTCCGCTTCTTTCACAATTCGCTGACAAGTAGAACAGCTTGAAAGTAAATATACTTTTCTCATTTTATTCATTTTTTAAACTAACTCTGGAGTCGTTTCCCCTTCCATGATCTCAAAGACATTTTTACAGATGTTTTGAGCAATCTTATCGACAGGAAGGTCATTCGGATCTTCTCCGAAAGGCTCTTCAATTTCTTCTGCAATAGTCACCAAACTCATTGCAACGTAGTATATACTCGTTACTGCCAAGATTGTCCACCATCCTAACGAACTGATAAAACCAAATGGAATGACCATTGCATAAATCCAAATATAAATCTTTAAAAGATAATTGTGTGCCGAAGGAATTGGAGTATTCTTAATACGCTCACATTTTCCGATAATATCAATCAGCTCATCGGTATTCTCAATCAATTTGAGTTGTTGAAAATCTGTAATTTCATTTCGTGTATATGCCTTATTGATCGTACGCAGCATGAGTTGGATTGCTGAGTTTGGTTTGTGTGCCCAAGCGTCAATAAGTTTTATTTCTTGTTCGTCTAGAAAAGATACTTCTGAAAGGTTTTTACGGTCACGAAGGTGTTCTTTCAAAAGAAAAGGATAAGCTGCTATAAGCTTTACCAGATATATTCTTTCCTCTTGATTTTTAATAAGGTTAACGACTTGAAAGGCAAAATTTCTTGAAGTATTCACCAGTCCACCCAAATTTTTTCTTGCTTCCCACCACCTGTCATAAGCTGTATTGGTTCGAAAAACAAGTAAAAGACCTAAAGCTGCCCCCATTAAACCAGGTAATGTAAAACTGGTAAATTCTAGATTTAAAAAACCTAACTCATAAATCAGACATAAAAGTGCTGTAGGGATAATGACTGCTATTAGGCTTGAAAGCAATCTTCGGATAAGGTATCCTTTGAAACGTAGAATAGTAAAGATAGTCGAGTCTAAAAAAGATGGTCGGTTTTTGGTATTCATAATGGCTGAATTTTAGAAAAGTAGAAGTAACAACAATGAGATAATATGTTGGTTTTTGAAGATCACAGCCAGAGTTTCTTCTTTGACTGTGATCTATAGAAAGAGTTTCTAGCCTAGAATTTTTCTTTATGAATAACTGTAGCCACACCTTTAATAGTAGCTTTCCCAGTTTCTACATCATAAACTTCAGTCGAAATCTGAGCTGAATGTCTTCTTTCATCAATTGAAACAATTTCAAATCTTGCTTCATAAGGATGAGAAGGATACATAGGTCTCAAAAACTTAATTTCTTGACCTGCATAAATACTTCCTGCTCCAGGAAATTGCGTTCCTAATACTTTTGAAAAGATACTCGCAGAAAAAATACCGTGTATGATCGGCTTTTTGAATTGCGTTTGAGCTGCAAATTCTGCGTCTAAATGTAGTGGGTTTGTATCTCCTGACAATTCTGCAAATTGATTTACCTGTTCTTGAGTTATGTTAAAAGAATAGGTGAATTTTTCATGTAAATCCATGTAAAAAATATATGTTTTTTGATAATTCTAAAACTAAGTAAATTCCTTCTTAGTCTTCTAATAATTCCTTTTTCTTCTTTACCTCATCAAAAAGGCTTTTAGCTTTATCTACGCTTTTCTCTACCTTACTTTGAATCATTTCTAAGTCTGTAGGTGCATATTCATCGAAAAGAATGTAACCAACTGCTACTAACAAGGCCATCAATACAATTTTCATGATTGTCTTTGCCACTTTTACAATCACGAACAAACAAAGAGCAATCGTTACCACGACAATAGCCATCTGTTCAAGATTCATTCCCTCTAAAATCTCTTTAATTTCCATGTACCTTATTATTTAGTGTTTTCTTAACAAATATTTTCCATGCTTTATCAAAGGCAAAATATCCCTTTTTCAAGTCAAAAATAAGTCTAGACATATTTTTTCTTAAAAAAGGAATAAAATCCACAATCATGGGAGTTTTAAGCCTTTTTCCTTCATTGCAAAATTAATCAATATTCAATATTTTTAATAAGCCTTAACGAGTCTTCTTAATACAAAAAACTGTTAGTTCAGTTCTATGCTTGATTCTCGTAAAGCATCTCACTTTATTTTACCTTAATCCGTTGATTTCACTACATGTTTTTCTAAAAATATGCGTGTTACAAACCTAGCCTTAGATCAAAAGTATCATGAAATCTCTCAAACGGGAAAAGCTGCGGCATCCCAACAAGAGGTTTATGTAGATCATTTTTTAAACGACCTACCTTCGGATAATCGAATAGGTCTCACTGCCCTTATTCCTATAAAAGGAGAAGTTTTAGAATCGATTAAGACGGTTTTAAGCGAGCTAAGCCATATTGATCCTTTTCAGTACTACTATCCATTAACCGATCTACATGTCACGGTTCTTGATTTTATTGGAGCTACTGAAAGTTTAAAGGTGAATCCTAAGCAGATCAAGCTTTACAAAGAAATGTTACACAATGTGTTACTTGATCAAAAAAGTTTCAAAATAGACCTAAAAGGTATCGTAATGAGCAAGGGGGCGGTGATCGCTAAAGGATATTATGAGCATAGTCTTGAATCTATCCGAAATGGATTAAGGTATGAAGCCACAAAAAAAGGGCTTTTACTAAAGGAAAGATATGAAGTCGTTACTGCACATGTGACAATGGCTAGATTTAGATCTTCTTTGATCAACCCTGCTCAGTTTGTTTCTACTATTGAGAAGTTTGAAAATAAGTCTCTAGGAACAATTGAAGTAGATAAAATTGATTTCGTACTTCATGACTGGTACAATTTAAAATACAAAACACAACTTTTACAGAGATATCCTCTTCAAAAAATTATTTAAACCAAATTTTATTTTAAATTTAGGCAATCCGAAACTTATGTCTGATATTTTTTACGATTCATTGCTTTGAACTTTTTAGACTACTTTAAACACAAACACTCCTTTCTTCGGAAAATAATAATGCCTGTCATTAGTGTTTTCTTCATCTCACTGATTATAATCTATTTCTATATAATTTTTGATGAATACAGATCATTTAACACTGATCTTCAAGCACTACAACAACATACCGTAGCTCAACAAGCAACAAAATTTCAGGAAAGCTTTCAAGATATTTCTGATGACATCTACGAAACTGCAATTTCACACGACAAAACCTTCCATCAAAAAACAGCTTCTAAAGCCAAAGAAATTGCTCATTTATTAGACTTTATCTATTCTCAACAAAAATTCTCTAAATCTCAGTTTATAAGTAAACTCCCAGAGATCACATCTATCATCCCGATCTACTCTGGCGAGTTAAACTTTTGCATCATCGATAAGAATGGAAATGTTATCTACGATCCATATTCGTCTTTGCAATCAGTACCCAACGAGAATAAACAGTTTCCGTCTTTGGCAGCCAAGTATTATCTAAAACACAAAAAGGATAAGTCCTCTCTAATCCTTGGAGATCATATTGATAGCGACAGGACCTTGTGTGGCCTTTATATCAAACCATTAGAAAATATAGATTGGTTTGTTTGTACAGGAGGGTTACGTCCAGTAATCATAAAAAAGTTCTACAATGACCTTCTTCTTGACATTGAAAAAAATGTATCGTCAAAAGACACACATCTAAGTATTTTTGATCAAGATGGACGAGCTATTTTTCTAGACAATAGAAGAACGATAGAGCTAAAAGGAAAACACATTATAGAAAAACTAGAACTTGTTGATTCTTTAATTCATAGCGAAAAAGAATTAAAAGTATCTATTATTCAAGATATTCAAGGTTCGCATGAACACCTAACTATAGCAGGAAACATTAAGGTATTAGGACTTAAAATTTTACTGGAAAAAGATTTAAATCCCCTTTCTGCTAGAGCTGAATTACTTCATGTCCATAGAAGGCAAGAAACCCAAAATAGCATCATTGCTTTTACCCTCCTTTTACTAGTGCTCATGCTAATTATTGCTTGGGTTGTTGTCAGATCGTCTAGAAGAGTACTCGGAAATATTAATAACTTCTCGAAATTTTTTGAAGAAGAAGAAATCAAGGCTATTGATAAAGAAAAGCTACATTTTATTGAGTTTAAAAGTCTGGCAGATAAGGCCAATCAAATGATTGAAAATCATAAGGAAGCCAATAAAAAGATCATAAAACAAAGAGAAAGCATTAGGTATCAGAACAAAGTACTCTCTCAACAAAATCAAGAATATCAGAAGATTAACCTTGAAATGAACAATATTTTGAGTGTAGTAGCACATGACCTAAAATCTCCTTTAAATAGTGTTTATGGTCTAGCCAATTTGATGAGCAATGCTCCTGACATTCCTAAAGAGTATAAAGAATATGCTGAACTAATACAGCACCTCATCAGTGACGGAAACAACTTGATTCAAGATTTGATTGAAGTCCATTCAAGAGCCCAACAAAATGATAGTTTAAATATTGAGACTATCAATGTTGGTAAACTTTCAGACGGATTAGTTAAGAAGCACGAACATG
Coding sequences within:
- a CDS encoding CAP domain-containing protein, with protein sequence MKSKSQFFRLVYFVLSLFFFSCDSNAFDFSGMEGMELQLFNEINSYRTSFSNNPAYRTDQAIYEQAKRYAIKMAEKRRTLNEPTDQRKSAIRKSITFGNYGEIEMKIGFQFQINPASHAFENIKRSYSRYMISDSYNACAVGAMQDQQGNTYFSVIFIEAL
- the def gene encoding peptide deformylase → MILPVVAYGDPVLKKDCEDFTAEELQNIQELVDNMYETMYNANGVGLAGPQIGIAKRIFVIDSVPMFDEGEESKGVKKVFINAEIIEEWGEEWGMEEGCLSIPGIRGEVFRPDNLKIRYLDEKGQEHIEEYDDMNARVIQHEYDHIEGILFTDLLSPLKKRMIKGKLANISKGKVPHEYKMRFPKA
- the ruvX gene encoding Holliday junction resolvase RuvX, with product MGRIVGIDYGLKRTGLAATDPMQIIASAIETVPTENLIDYLKKYLEQEPVDAFVLGHPKNLDNTATDSTSAVMDFKVKLEQTFNLPVHLEDERYTSKMAMDAMIRGGMKKKDRRQKGNLDKLSAVIILQSYMESKGF
- a CDS encoding arsenate reductase family protein, with product MRKVYLLSSCSTCQRIVKEAEIPEGVEIQDIKTENITLDQLESMKEKVGSYESLFSRRAMKYKEWGLKEKALTEEDYKNYILEEYTFLKRPVIFWDDQIFVGNAKKTVEALKEAVATSK
- a CDS encoding bestrophin family protein; this encodes MNTKNRPSFLDSTIFTILRFKGYLIRRLLSSLIAVIIPTALLCLIYELGFLNLEFTSFTLPGLMGAALGLLLVFRTNTAYDRWWEARKNLGGLVNTSRNFAFQVVNLIKNQEERIYLVKLIAAYPFLLKEHLRDRKNLSEVSFLDEQEIKLIDAWAHKPNSAIQLMLRTINKAYTRNEITDFQQLKLIENTDELIDIIGKCERIKNTPIPSAHNYLLKIYIWIYAMVIPFGFISSLGWWTILAVTSIYYVAMSLVTIAEEIEEPFGEDPNDLPVDKIAQNICKNVFEIMEGETTPELV
- a CDS encoding MaoC family dehydratase, coding for MDLHEKFTYSFNITQEQVNQFAELSGDTNPLHLDAEFAAQTQFKKPIIHGIFSASIFSKVLGTQFPGAGSIYAGQEIKFLRPMYPSHPYEARFEIVSIDERRHSAQISTEVYDVETGKATIKGVATVIHKEKF
- a CDS encoding 2'-5' RNA ligase family protein; amino-acid sequence: MRVTNLALDQKYHEISQTGKAAASQQEVYVDHFLNDLPSDNRIGLTALIPIKGEVLESIKTVLSELSHIDPFQYYYPLTDLHVTVLDFIGATESLKVNPKQIKLYKEMLHNVLLDQKSFKIDLKGIVMSKGAVIAKGYYEHSLESIRNGLRYEATKKGLLLKERYEVVTAHVTMARFRSSLINPAQFVSTIEKFENKSLGTIEVDKIDFVLHDWYNLKYKTQLLQRYPLQKII
- a CDS encoding ATP-binding protein, with the translated sequence MPVISVFFISLIIIYFYIIFDEYRSFNTDLQALQQHTVAQQATKFQESFQDISDDIYETAISHDKTFHQKTASKAKEIAHLLDFIYSQQKFSKSQFISKLPEITSIIPIYSGELNFCIIDKNGNVIYDPYSSLQSVPNENKQFPSLAAKYYLKHKKDKSSLILGDHIDSDRTLCGLYIKPLENIDWFVCTGGLRPVIIKKFYNDLLLDIEKNVSSKDTHLSIFDQDGRAIFLDNRRTIELKGKHIIEKLELVDSLIHSEKELKVSIIQDIQGSHEHLTIAGNIKVLGLKILLEKDLNPLSARAELLHVHRRQETQNSIIAFTLLLLVLMLIIAWVVVRSSRRVLGNINNFSKFFEEEEIKAIDKEKLHFIEFKSLADKANQMIENHKEANKKIIKQRESIRYQNKVLSQQNQEYQKINLEMNNILSVVAHDLKSPLNSVYGLANLMSNAPDIPKEYKEYAELIQHLISDGNNLIQDLIEVHSRAQQNDSLNIETINVGKLSDGLVKKHEHDALRKKIAINVQAEEDTEITSSLRIINRILDNILNNAIKFSHYGSQIWLHFWMHDDFLKISIKDQGPGIKKNEQHLLFKKYSRLSARPTGGESSSGLGLAIVKQLLEKISGEISFNSEESKGTEFIISIPSMK